In one window of Pseudorasbora parva isolate DD20220531a chromosome 7, ASM2467924v1, whole genome shotgun sequence DNA:
- the LOC137083542 gene encoding free fatty acid receptor 2 codes for MQECDYHLCLTVYIFTFITGFPANVLAFYTLSRKVWRKPAPIDILLLNLTISDLLFLIFLPFKIQEVANNMEWNIHYFLCPLSGFVFYMTIYNSTFVLTAVSMERYLGVAFPIQHSLRRRPMYAVFASIFMWVFSILHLSIVYIVPYYNPSGTVPPSRNVCYEGFTDAQLEILLPVRLELCIVLFCIPFLICSFCYINFIRILSRLPNIGRRRKLRAIGLALGTLLVFALCFGPYNVSHVVGFITHKNPHWRDKALLLSTFNACLDPFIFYFTSAAFRNTLSAMTRGIWGRCWCQCPQILWSSKKEPPETEKNSLPKPQEISNAL; via the coding sequence ATGCAAGAGTGTGATTATCATCTGTGTCTCACCGTCTACATCTTTACCTTCATCACCGGCTTCCCGGCCAACGTTTTGGCCTTCTACACGCTCAGCCGCAAAGTTTGGAGGAAGCCAGCTCCCATCGACATCCTCCTCCTCAACCTCACCATCTCAGACTTACTCTTCCTTATCTTCTTGCCTTTTAAAATACAAGAAGTGGCCAATAATATGGAATGGAATATTCACTACTTCCTGTGTCCACTATCAGGCTTTGTCTTCTACATGACCATCTACAACAGCACTTTTGTCTTGACCGCGGTGAGCATGGAGCGCTATCTTGGAGTGGCGTTCCCGATCCAGCACTCTCTACGGAGACGACCCATGTACGCCGTGTTCGCCAGCATTTTCATGTGGGTGTTTTCCATCCTTCACCTCAGCATTGTCTACATTGTGCCCTACTACAACCCATCCGGCACGGTACCGCCATCTCGCAACGTCTGCTACGAGGGCTTCACCGACGCTCAGCTCGAGATCCTCCTGCCTGTACGTTTGGAGTTGTGCATTGTCCTCTTCTGCATTCCTTTCCTCATTTGCAGCTTCTGCTACATCAACTTCATCCGCATACTCTCAAGGCTGCCAAACATCGGCCGGCGGAGAAAGTTGAGAGCGATCGGCTTGGCTTTGGGAACGTTGTTGGTGTTTGCGCTCTGTTTTGGACCCTACAACGTCTCCCATGTGGTTGGCTTCATAACACATAAAAACCCACATTGGAGAGACAAAGCCCTTCTTCTCAGCACGTTCAATGCTTGCCTAGACCCGTTTATTTTTTACTTCACCTCCGCGGCTTTTCGAAACACACTTAGTGCTATGACAAGGGGCATTTGGGGTAGATGCTGGTGCCAGTGCCCACAAATCCTATGGAGCTCCAAGAAGGAACCTCCTGAAACTGAGAAAAATAGCCTCCCGAAACCACAGGAGATCTCAAATGCACTTTGA